Proteins co-encoded in one Ananas comosus cultivar F153 linkage group 15, ASM154086v1, whole genome shotgun sequence genomic window:
- the LOC109721808 gene encoding probable inactive poly [ADP-ribose] polymerase SRO2: MNPIRAELRMSAAGEAAPTTESAAEIAPMLLRTRSSAVGAKDRAFEVPLAPGSDLASGFSSLSDLVRGFRVFRRSAAPARFLCFSGGGWVDIARHVFDVLRQGFVRGRTSVEASVDGKLCVFDFLRMVRVELETGEANSIAWIDVDGKCFFPRTVLDDQRKDASFPKLEIAIRIAGDSSSSSSDCNSKKKRDFAANSTQEWSDESPEASAMLTSERVTRWTNLEALDGGDRYYKVVEKLFLAGMRRHAPNTVVTSIRKCSHASRSTNCRLRAFQLQTQMMGAVRGDGNVKFGWFGGSASDVAAIAAHGFGKPNNGSLGPEAHGVGVHLTPPHSPYRSALLSEADEKGEQHIVLCRVLMGRTEQVSEGSSQFHPSSDEYDSGVDDLKNPRWYIVWSTHMNTHILPEYVVTYRSSNKQQSSQRIATTERKPLVVGLCFPKLFSEIGSILPSSGAQNLEIWYKDFKEGKMRKDVFIKSLRALVGDKALASLIKKIRGY, from the exons ATGAATCCAATTCGAGCCGAGCTTCGCATGTCCGCGGCGGGGGAAGCGGCTCCGACGACCGAGTCCGCGGCGGAGATCGCCCCGATGCTGTTGCGGACTCGGAGCTCAGCGGTGGGCGCCAAAGATCGCGCCTTTGAGGTGCCCCTCGCCCCCGGATCGGATCTTGCTTCTGGGTTCTCGTCGTTGAGCGATTTGGTTCGGGGATTTAGGGTTTTCAGGCGGAGCGCCGCCCCCGCGAGGTTCCTCTGCTTCTCCGGCGGCGGGTGGGTCGACATCGCCCGCCATGTGTTCGACGTATTGCGTCAGGGGTTTGTTCGCGGGAGAACGTCGGTCGAAGCTTCGGTTGATGGGAAGCTGTGTGTGTTCGATTTCCTCAGGATGGTTCGGGTCGAATTGGAGACCGGTGAGGCGAATTCGATCGCGTGGATTGATGTTGACGGGAAGTGCTTCTTCCCGAGGACGGTGTTGGATGATCAGCGGAAAGATGCCTCCTTTCCCAAGCTAGAGATTGCAATAAGAATCGCCGGTGATtcttcatcgtcgtcgtcggatTGTAATTCCAAGAAGAAGCGAGATTTTGCAGCGAATTCCACTCAAGAATGGTCCGACGAGAGTCCCGAGGCGTCCGCCATGCTTACCTCAGAAAGAGTAACAAGATGGACCAATTTGGAAGCTCTTGATGGTGGGGATAGATACTACAAGGTTGTGGAGAAACTGTTTCTCGCCGGGATGCGGAGACACGCGCCGAACACCGTCGTGACGTCGATACGGAAATGCTCACATGCCAGCCGCTCGACAAATTGCCGATTGAGAGCCTTTCAGTTGCAGACGCAGATGATGGGGGCTGTGAGGGGTGATGGCAATGTGAAGTTTGGGTGGTTCGGCGGGTCCGCGAGTGATGTGGCCGCTATCGCGGCTCACGGGTTCGGAAAGCCAAACAATGGTTCACTCGGCCCCGAGGCCCATGGGGTTGGTGTCCACCTAACGCCACCGCATTCTCCGTATCGGAG CGCCTTGTTATCAGAAGCTGACGAGAAAGGCGAGCAGCACATCGTGCTGTGCCGTGTCCTTATGGGGAGAACCGAGCAAGTTTCAGAAGGTTCGTCGCAGTTCCATCCTAGCAGCGACGAGTACGATAGCGGGGTCGACGACCTTAAAAACCCTAGATGGTATATTGTTTGGAGCACTCACATGAACACTCACATACTCCCTGAGTATGTTGTGACCTATAGGTCATCAAACAAACAACAAA GTTCACAGAGGATAGCAACTACTGAGAGAAAACCTCTTGTGGTTGGTCTTTGCTTCCCTAAGCTATTTTCAGAGATTGGGAGTATTCTTCCATCATCAGGAGCACAAAATTTAGAGATTTGGTACAAGGATTTCAAG GAAGGGAAGATGAGGAAGGACGTGTTCATCAAATCCTTGAGGGCCCTCGTCGGCGACAAAGCATTAGCTTCATTAATCAAGAAAATTCGGGGATACTAA